A stretch of Alligator mississippiensis isolate rAllMis1 chromosome 14, rAllMis1, whole genome shotgun sequence DNA encodes these proteins:
- the DEF6 gene encoding differentially expressed in FDCP 6 homolog codes for MPRRGLLKRGSLFPETGSSPLTEQPLSSVPLAMDLRAELLKSIWYAFTALDVEKSGKVSKSQLKVLSHNLYTVLHIPHDPVALEEHFRDDDDGPVSSQGYMPYLNKYILDKVEEGAFVKENFDELCWTLTAKKNYKPDRNGNSVVSHQDAFKLWCLFNFLSEDKYPLVMVPDEVEYLLKKICTAMNVELNSCELDDYLSQEPQQQGGLTVWQFLDLVNSGRFLRGIEQEAVSMAIEEVYQEVIEDVLKQGYLWKKGQLRRNWSERWFTLKPSSLSYYVSEERKEKKGSIALDKHCCVEVLPDRDGKRCMFCVKTSSRTYEMSASDTRQRQEWTLAIQTAIRLQAEGKKSLHKDLKQKRREQREQREKRKAAKEEEMQRLKQLQEEKERKLQELELLKEAQRQAELLLQEEEQRRRLQHEEMQRTLEIQLQEAEQARASMQAEMVLKEAEAERQRKRIVELEEMQKRLQEALQQEVKARQDEESVRYAQARLLSEEEEKLKELMKLKEEQEEYIIKTQREKLVLKQEMENKNKYLEEAQKQLEEVRVNRQRVDQDVMVAQRKLRQASTNVKHWNVQMNRLMHPIGPGEKRSTLSGGFPGFQPTLLARRDSSLKLKQKPEDKICDPVLEESKETVNNGEARRLSLSPDADTMATEPSE; via the exons GTGCTCAGTCACAACCTGTACACGGTACTTCACATCCCACACGACCCGGTGGCGCTGGAGGAGCATTTCCGGGATGACGACGACGGGCCGGTCTCGAGCCAGGGCTACATGCCATACCTCAACAAATACATCCTGGACAAG GTGGAGGAAGGTGCTTTTGTCAAGGAGAATTTCGATGAACTCTGCTGGACTTTGACGGCGAAGAAGAATTACAAGCCAGACCGAAATGGGAACAGCGTTGTGTCCCATCAAGATGCCTTCAAGCTCTGGTGTCTCTTTAATTTCCTCTCTGAAGACAAATACCCTCTGGTCATGGTCCCGGATGAG GTGGAGTATCTGCTGAAGAAGATCTGCACTGCCATGAACGTGGAGCTGAACAGCTGTGAGCTGGACGACTACCTCTCCcaggagccccagcagcagggtggcCTGACGGTCTGGCAGTTCCTGGACCTGGTGAACTCAGGGCGCTTCCTGCGGGGGATCGAGCAGGAGGCCGTGAGCATGGCCATCGAAGAGGTGTATCAGGAGGTCATTGAGGACGTACTCAAGCAG GGTTACCTCTGGAAGAAGGGCCAGCTGAGGAGGAACTGGTCCGAGCGGTGGTTCACACTGAAGCCAAGCAGCCTTTCTTACTACGTGAGTGAGGAGCGGAAGGAGAAGAAGGGGAGCATTGCCCTTGACAAGCATTGCTGCGTGGAG gtcctgcctgaccggGATGGGAAGCGGTGCATGTTCTGTGTGAAAACCTCTTCCCGGACGTATGAAATGAGTGCCTCGGACACCAGGCAGCGGCAGGAGTGGACGCTGG CCATCCAGACAGCGATCCGGCTGCAAGCCGAGGGTAAGAAGTCCCTGCACAAGGACCTGAAGCAGAAGCGTCGGGAGCAGCGGGAACAACGGGAGAAGCGGAAGGCCGCCAAGGAGGAAGAGATGCAGCGCctcaagcagctgcaggaggagaaggagaggaagctgcaggagctggagctgctgaagGAGGCGCAGCGGCAagcggagctgctgctgcaggaagaggagCAGCGGCGCAGGCTGCAGCACGAGGAGATGCAGAGGACCTTGGAGATCCAGCTgcaggaggctgagcag gctcGGGCCTCCATGCAGGCTGAGATGGTCCTGAAGGAGGCCGAGGCTGAGCGTCAGCGCAAGCGGATCGTGGAGCTGGAGGAGATGCAGAAGCGGCTGCAGGAGGCGCTGCAGCAGGAGGTGAAAGCACGCCAGGACGAGGAATCTGTGAGATACGCCCAGGCCAG ATTGCTGTCTGAGGAagaggagaaactgaaggagCTGATGAAGCtgaaggaggagcaggaggagtaTATCATCAAGACCCAGCGGGAAAAGCTGGTCCTCAAGCAGGagatggaaaacaaaaataaatacttgGAAGAAGCCCAGAAGCAGCTGGAAGAAGTGAGAGTGAACAGGCAGCGGGTGGACCAGGATGTCATG GTGGCCCAGAGGAAGCTGCGACAGGCCAGCACCAATGTCAAGCACTGGAATGTGCAGATGAACCGACTGATGCACCCCATTGGGCCAGGAG AGAAGCGTTCAACGCTGAGCGGAGGGTTCCCTGGGTTCCAGCCCACGCTCCTTGCCAGGAGGGACTCGTCACTTAAGCTCAAGCAGAAACCAGAAGATAAAATCTGCGATCCCGTGCTGGAAGAGAGCAAGGAAACCGTGAACAATGGGGAAGCCAGGAGGCTCTCGCTGTCTCCTGACGCAGACACCATGGCCACAGAACCCTCCGAATAG